The window GACCCCATGGACATCATCCGCTCGGTCAAGGACGGCATCTACGCGGTGTCCTTCGGCGGCGGACAGGTGGACATCACCAGCGGCAAGTTCGTCTTTTCCGCCAACGAGGCGTACCGCATCGAGGACGGCAAGGTGACCCATCCGGTGCGCGACGCCACGCTCATCGGCAACGGGCCGGACGTGTTGACGCGGGTGAGCCGGGTGGGCGCGGACCTGGCGCTGGACGCCGGCATCGGCACCTGCGGCAAGGACGGCCAGGGCGTGCCCGTGGGCGTGGGCCTGCCCACCATCCGCGTGGACCAGCTCGTGGTGGGCGGCACGTCCGTACGCGGGCCGAGCGGCTCTCAAGGCTGAGGCGGACATGGAGCGTTTGCCGATGGACCGGGAACTGGCGCTGGGCTTGCTGGCGCGGGCGAAGGAGAAGGGCGCCTCTCAGGGCGACGTGACGCTGATCGAGCACGAGGGCGTGCAGGTGAAGGTGCGGCTCGGCGAGGTGGAAACCGTGAGCCAGGCGCACGAGATGCGGCTCGGGCTGCGGCTGTTCTACGGCCAGAGCGCCGCCGGCACCTCCACTTCCGACCTGTCGCGAGCCTCGCTGGACCGCCTGGTGGACGAGACCTGTGCCATGGCCCGGGCCACGGCCAAGGATGAGTTCGGCGGCCTGCCGGAAGCCGGCGAGATGGCCGCCGAGGTGCCGGACCTGGACCTGCTGGACCAGGAGGCTCGGGGACTTCCCATCGAGGACGGCATCGAGGCGGCGCGCACGGCCGAGGAGCACGCGCTGCAATACGACCCGCGGGTGACCAACTCCGAGGGCGCCGAGTTCGCCAGCTCGTTCAACCGCCTCATCCACGCCAATTCCCAGGGCTTTTCCGGCGAGTACGCCACCTCCAGCTTTCATCTCTCTTTGGCGCCGGTGGCGACCTCCAACGGCTCCATGGAGCGGGATCACTGGTATACGGCCGCGCGGCGCCGCGACGCGCTGGATTCCCCGGAGGACGTGGGCCGGGAGGCAGGGCGCCGCGTCACCCGCCGGCTGGGCGCCCGCAAGGTGCGTACCCGCGAAGTACCGGTGGTCTTCGACGCGTCCATCGCGGGCACGCTGGTGCGGCACGTGGCGCAAGCCGTCTCCGGCTACGCCCTCTATCGGCGCGCTTCCTTCCTGTGCGACCGGCTCGGCGAGCGCGTGGCCTCCGACCTCGTGGACATCGTCGACGACGGCACGATTCCGCGGGCATTGGGGTCGCGTCCGTTCGACGCCGAGGGCGTCGGCGTCCGGCGCAAGCACGTGGTCGAGGCCGGCCTCCTGCGAAGCTACCTCCTGGACGCATACAGCGCGCGCAAGCTCGGCGCCAAGTCCACGGGCAACGCCGCCCGCGGCGTGGGCCAGCCCTCCGGGGTTTCCCCCATGAACCTCCGCCTCATCCCCGGCGAGCACAGCCCCGAGGACATCATCGCCTCGGTGGAGGACGGCTTCTACGTCACCGAGCTGATGGGCTTCGGCTTCAACGCCGTCACCGGCAACTATTCCAGGGGCGCCGCCGGCATCTGGATCGAGAACGGCGAGCTTGCCTACCCCGTGTCCGAGCTCACCATCGCCGGCAACCTGAACGACATGCTGAGCCGGATAGAAATGGTCGGCAACGACCTCCGCCCGCAGAGCCCGGTGGCCGCCCCCACGGTGAAGGTGGGGCGCATGACCGTGGCCGGGGAGTAGGTCGGCGGTCAACTGAAGGGCGCTTACCTGTCAAAAACTTAGATTCGCCTGGATATTTTCAGTTTTGGACTTCATTTTGCGTCAACTTGCCCTATATGCTGGTGCAAAAGGTATCCGAGCTGGACGACTGTGTTCGAGCGACTCATCAAGAAACCCCTGGAATCGCGCAAGAGCTTCTTCCTCTTCGGCCCCAGAGGCACGGGCAAGACCACGTGGTTGAAGCACCGGCTGCCCGAGGCGCTTTTCGTCAACTTGCTCCAGTCGGAGTACTACAATCGTCTGTCCGCAAATCCCGGGCACCTTCGGCAACTCATTGCCCCCGACCACACCGGCTGGACCGTCATCGACGAGGTCCAGCGCATACCCGCGCTGCTGAACGAGGTCCATGACCTGATCGAAGCACGCGGACTGGTCTTTGTCCTGACCGGTTCCAGCGCCAGGACCCTTCGACGAAGCGGGGTCAATCTGCTGGCCGGCCGCGCCCTGACCTATCGCATGCATCCTGTGACGGCGGTGGAACAGCGGGAGGCCTTCAACCTGCGCGACTCTGTCCAGTTGGGCCATCTGCCCGCGCGATTTAGCGAAAGCGATCCCGCCAAATACTTGAAGGACTATGTGCAGACATACCTGCGGGAAGAGGTGATGCAGGAAAGCCTGACGCGCAACATCGGGCACTTCTCGCGTTTCCTGGAGGTGGCGAGCTTTTCCCAAGGGGCTACCATCAACACCAGTGCCGTCGCCCGAGAGGCGCACATTGAGCGGTCAGTCGCGGAAAACTACTTCTCCATCCTGGAAGACCTGCTCATCGCCGTCCGCCTGCCGGTGTTCTCCCGCAAGGTCAAACGGAAACTCGTCTCGCAAAAGAAGTTCTATTTCTTTGACGCGGGCGTATTTCGGGCGATCCGGCCCATGGGGCCGCTGGACTCCGACGCGGAGATAAACGGTCCCGCCCTTGAGACGCTCGTGCTCCAGGAACTGAGGGCGGTAAACGACTACCGCGACTACGGCTACCAGATCTCTTTCTGGCGTACCCGGAGTGGCACCGAAGTCGATTTCGTTCTGTACGGGCCGCGTGGCCTGCTGGCCATCAAGATCAAGCGCTCGACTCAGATACAGCACAAGGACACAAGGGCACTCCGGGAATTCAAGAAGGACTATCCTCCCGCCAAGTGTTTTGTCTTCTACGGTGGATCGAGTCCTGTCTACATGGATGATGTCACCGTTCTTCCCGTTGAGCACGCACTGAGAAGACTTGGTCAAATCTTGGGTAACGCCTCGTAGGTGCTAAGTAAGGAAGCGGACAAAGAGGAAGACGCCGGCCACAAGGACCAACCCGATCACCGTGGCTGCGCCCAGGTGACGCTCGATTAGCACACGCGCCGCGGGGCCGAAGTACCAGAGGAGCGTGGCTTCGACGTAGAAACGCAGGCCGCGGGAGAGCAGGGATGCGAGGATGAAGACGCCGACGTCGAGCCGGGCAGCGCCGTACGCGACGGCAACCAGCTTGTACGGCAGCGGGGTGAGGGCGCCGGCAACGATGATCCACGCTCCCCACTCCTGCCGGTGTGCCTCGAACGCTTCGAGCTTCCCCCCATACCCCCACAGACCGAGCAGGGGCTCGCCTACCGCTTCGTAGAGAAAGTAGCCGATGGCATACCCGGTCAGCCCGCCGGCAGTCGATGACAGGGTAGAGATGGTGGCGAACAGCAACGCCTTGGCGCGCCGCGCCAGCACCATCGGGATGAGAAGCAGATCCGGCGGTACCGGCAGGATCAGACTCTGGAGAAAACACACCACGGCCAGCGCCCAGACCACATGCCGCGTCCCGGCGTTGCGGAGCGTCCAGTTGTACAGGTATCGGAGTGTCCGGGGGTCGCCCGTACCGGGTAAAGCCGAGTCCGTGCGCCTTACCATGCCTGTCTGCCGTAGGCTTGCCGGAATGGCAGCCGAGTGGTTTGATCTTCCATGGCCTAGGGCCTAGAATAGGGACCTAAGAATAGGGTCTAGAATAGGCCCTGTTCCGGAGGGTCATCATGCTTCAAGCCAAGTTCAGTCTTGACGAATCTCAGGTCCAGTTTCTCGCACAATTCAAGCGGTACGGATTCAAGGACAAGAGTGATGTCGTGCGGAAGGCCCTCGACCGATTGCAGATGGAGTTAGCCCAGCAGCGTTTGCGCGAATCGGCTGAACTGTATGCCGAAGTCTATGCGGGTGATGGCGAAACACAAGAATGGACCGATGCGGCGCTATCGGAGTGGCCGACTTGAACCGGTTAACGCGAGGAATGGTCATCGACATTGATCTTGATCCCACCAAGGGGTCGGAGACCGGGAAGGTTCGGCCTTGTGTGATCGTCACAAACAATACCTACAATGCTCGCGTCCCGGTCGTCCAGGTCGTGCCGCTAACG of the Deltaproteobacteria bacterium genome contains:
- a CDS encoding DedA family protein, whose product is MVRRTDSALPGTGDPRTLRYLYNWTLRNAGTRHVVWALAVVCFLQSLILPVPPDLLLIPMVLARRAKALLFATISTLSSTAGGLTGYAIGYFLYEAVGEPLLGLWGYGGKLEAFEAHRQEWGAWIIVAGALTPLPYKLVAVAYGAARLDVGVFILASLLSRGLRFYVEATLLWYFGPAARVLIERHLGAATVIGLVLVAGVFLFVRFLT
- a CDS encoding metallopeptidase TldD-related protein, coding for MERLPMDRELALGLLARAKEKGASQGDVTLIEHEGVQVKVRLGEVETVSQAHEMRLGLRLFYGQSAAGTSTSDLSRASLDRLVDETCAMARATAKDEFGGLPEAGEMAAEVPDLDLLDQEARGLPIEDGIEAARTAEEHALQYDPRVTNSEGAEFASSFNRLIHANSQGFSGEYATSSFHLSLAPVATSNGSMERDHWYTAARRRDALDSPEDVGREAGRRVTRRLGARKVRTREVPVVFDASIAGTLVRHVAQAVSGYALYRRASFLCDRLGERVASDLVDIVDDGTIPRALGSRPFDAEGVGVRRKHVVEAGLLRSYLLDAYSARKLGAKSTGNAARGVGQPSGVSPMNLRLIPGEHSPEDIIASVEDGFYVTELMGFGFNAVTGNYSRGAAGIWIENGELAYPVSELTIAGNLNDMLSRIEMVGNDLRPQSPVAAPTVKVGRMTVAGE
- a CDS encoding ATP-binding protein, yielding MFERLIKKPLESRKSFFLFGPRGTGKTTWLKHRLPEALFVNLLQSEYYNRLSANPGHLRQLIAPDHTGWTVIDEVQRIPALLNEVHDLIEARGLVFVLTGSSARTLRRSGVNLLAGRALTYRMHPVTAVEQREAFNLRDSVQLGHLPARFSESDPAKYLKDYVQTYLREEVMQESLTRNIGHFSRFLEVASFSQGATINTSAVAREAHIERSVAENYFSILEDLLIAVRLPVFSRKVKRKLVSQKKFYFFDAGVFRAIRPMGPLDSDAEINGPALETLVLQELRAVNDYRDYGYQISFWRTRSGTEVDFVLYGPRGLLAIKIKRSTQIQHKDTRALREFKKDYPPAKCFVFYGGSSPVYMDDVTVLPVEHALRRLGQILGNAS